In Parageobacillus sp. KH3-4, the genomic window CGTGGCAAAAGCGGTAGGCAAAAATGGCATGTTAACGGTCGTGAAAGACCTAGGATTGCGTGATTTCTTTACAGGGCAAGTGCCGATTGTCTCGGGAGAACTTGGTGAAGATTTTACGTATTATTTTGCTTCTTCTGAACAAGTTCCATCTTCTGTCGGCGTCGGTGTACTTGTCAATCCCGACAACACGATATTGGCGGCGGGAGGCTTTATCATCCAGCTGATGCCGGGAACGGAAGAGAAGACAATTGATCAGATTGAAAAACGCTTGCGGACTATTCCACCCGTCTCGAAAATGGTAGAAAATGGATTAACACCGGAAGAGATTTTGGAAGAACTGCTTGGAAAGGGAAATGTCAAAGTGCTAGAAACGCTTCCAGTCGCGTTTGTTTGCCGCTGTTCACGAGAGCGAATTGCTGATGCGTTGATCAGCTTAGGCGCGCAGGAAATTCAAGACATTATCGACAAAGAAGGGCACGCTGAAGCGTCATGCCATTTCTGCAATGAAACGTACCATTTCAGCAAAGAGGAGCTCCAGCAGCTGAAACAGATTGCAGATGCGAAAGAAGAATAAAAAGTTTAAAAAGATCAAAATGATTGACAATTAAGCTAATAATTGATACATTGGAGACAAATTCGATAAAATTAATCGGGATTAGGGGTGGAAACATGGCAAGAACAGTAAACTCCGTAACAGAATTGATCGGTGATACGCCGGCGGTGAAACTAAACCGCATTGTCGATGAAGACAGTGCCGACGTTTATCTAAAACTCGAATTTATGAACCCAGGAAGCAGCGTCAAAGACCGGATTGCCTTGGCGATGATTGAAGCAGCGGAAAAAGAGGGAAAAATAAAACCTGGCGACACGATTGTCGAGCCGACAAGCGGAAATACAGGAATTGGACTGGCAATGGTCGCGGCGGCGAAAGGATATAAAGCGATTTTAGTCATGCCGGATACGATGAGCTTAGAGCGCCGCAATTTATTACGCGCATACGGCGCCGAATTAGTGCTTACACCGGGAAGCCAAGGGATGCGCGGCGCGATTGCAAAAGCAGAAGAATTGGTAAAAGAGCATGGCTATTTTATGCCGCAGCAATTTAAAAACGAGGCAAACCCGGAAATCCACCGGTTAACGACGGGAAAAGAAATTGTTGAGCAAATGGGCGACCAATTGGACGCATTTATTGCCGGCGTTGGTACTGGCGGAACGATTACTGGTGCGGGACAAGTGCTTCGCGAAAAATATCCAAACATTAAAATTTATGCGGTAGAGCCTGCTGATTCGCCGGTATTATCGGGCGGAAAACCAGGTCCTCATAAAATTCAAGGAATCGGTGCTGGATTTGTGCCGGACATTTTAGATACAAGCATTTATGATGGAGTCATTACCGTTACGACAGAAGAAGCGTTCGCTGCTGCCCGCCGCGCTGCCCGCGAAGAAGGAATTCTTGGCGGAATTTCTTCTGGCGCCGCTATTCATGCTGCATTAAAAGTCGCTAAACAACTTGGCAAAGGGAAAAAAGTGTTGGCGATTATCCCAAGTAACGGTGAACGCTACTTAAGCACTCCACTTTACCAATTCGATGAATAATCATGCGATTTCGACAGGGAGAAGGTCCCTGTCGAAATTTATTTTTGTAATGATATGTTTTGCGACTCATTGTACAATAAAAATATGCAATGGTCGAAAATAAGGAGTGACGTCGTTGTGCGGAAATGGGGAAATAGAAGGAGGCGAACGCTTCCTTACTTGAACCGTGATTGGTTTCGGCAATATAAAGCGCTTGCTGCTCGCGAGCCGTATCATGTTTTGCTAGAAAGCGGTCAAGGCGGGCGCTACAGCATTATCGGTTTAACTCCTGCGGGTGTCATTCAAGCGAAAGAAAATCAGCTCTTTATTTCTTATCGCGGTGAAGAGAAGCGGTATGAAGGGAATCCGCTATTATCGCTCAAACAATGGTTCGCGCAATTTCCGCTTCACTTTTCCAAAAGCGAACTGCCTTTTCAAGGCGGAGCGATTGGTTATATCAGCTATGACTGTGCGAGATATATTGAGAAAATCCCTTCATATGCACAAGACGATTTGCAGCTTCCATCGATGTACTTTCTCATTTTTGACGATGTATTCGTGTACGATCACCAAAAGCAGTTGCTGCATATGATTGTTCATTACGCGGACGGCGAAGAACTGGAAGCGGAACGGCGCCTTTCTTTTTATGAGTCACGTTGGTTAGAAGCGAAGAAACGCGATGACGAATGGGCGTTTCAAAAACGAGACACCAACCCATCGGTGTCGATGACAAAAGAGGATTTTGTCGAAGCGGTCCAAAAAGTACAGCAATATATTGCCCAAGGCGATGTGTTTCAAGTGAATTTATCCGTGCGGCAATCGAGGCCATTGTTGACGCATCCATTTCATATTTATGAACAATTGCGCGTTATTAATCCGTCTCCATACATGGCGTACATCCACTTTCCGGAGTTTCAAATCGTCAGCGGTTCGCCTGAATTGCTTGTCAAAAAGCGCGGAGATGACATTAGCACAAGGCCGATTGCCGGAACGCGCTCACGCGGGAAGACAAAGGAAGAAGACAGATGGCTGGCAACCAAGCTTCTTTCTAGCGAAAAAGAAATAGCAGAACATGCGATGCTTGTCGATTTGGAGCGCAATGATCTGGGACGTGTATGCCAATATGGTACGGTAAAAGTAGACGAATGGATGACAATTGAACGTTATTCGCACGTTATGCATATCGTGTCCCATGTGTCAGGAAAATTAAAGCAAGGAAAAGATGCGTTTGATTGTTTACAAGCGATGTTTCCTGGCGGCACAATTACTGGAGCTCCAAAAGTACGGACAATGGAAATTATCGAAGAGCTTGAGCCGGTACGTCGTGGCATATATACCGGTTCCATCGGATGGATTAGCTTCGATGGCGATATGGAATTCAACATTGCGATTCGCACAATGATTGCCAAAGATGGAATCGCGCATGTGCAAGCAGGGGCAGGGATTGTCATCGATTCCCATCCCGAACATGAATATCGCGAATGTTTGAAAAAGGCGGCGGCCCTTTGGAAAGCAAAAGAGCTGAGCGAAGCGGAGAAACCATTAAGAGTATGAGGTGAGACAAGATGATGCTTATGATTGATAATTACGATTCTTTTACATACAATTTAGTTCAATATTTGGGGGTATTGGGGGAAGAATTAGTCGTAAAACGGAACGATGAAATTACGGTTAAGGGCATAGAGGCATTAAGTCCTGATTTTCTGATGATCTCCCCTGGTCCCTGCACTCCGAATGAAGCTGGCGTCAGCATAGAAGCGATCGAATATTTTGCAGGGAAAATCCCGATTTTTGGGGTTTGCCTCGGCCATCAGGCGATTGCGCAAGCATTCGGCGGAAAAGTCGTTCGCGCTGACCGTTTAATGCATGGGAAAACATCGCAAATTTTCCATGACGGAAAAACCGTTTTCGCTAATATTCCCAGCCCGTTTACAGCCACTCGTTACCATTCTCTTATCGTTGAAAAAGAGACGCTGCCGGATTGTTTTGAAATTTCCGCGTGGACGGAAGAAAACGAAATTATGGCGATTCGCCATAAAACATTGCCGGTTGAAGGGGTTCAGTTTCATCCGGAGTCGATTATGACAAGCCATGGGATGAAGCTGCTGGAGAACTTTATCCAAACGCATAAAAGGGTTCGATAACTGTATGTATGTATATGTTAATGGAGAAGTCGTTCATAAAGATGAAGCGCGTATTTCGCCGTTTGACCACGGTTTTTTATACGGGCTTGGTGTATTTGAAACGTTTCGCACGTACGATGGCCATCCGTTTTTGTTAGACGACCATTTGGAGCGGTTGAATCATAGCCTGCGGGAGATGAATATCGCCAAATCTTTTACTCGCTGTGAAGTGATGGAAATACTTCATCGTCTTTTGGAAGCAAATCGGTTGAAAAACGCTTATGTCCGCTTAAATGTTTCAGCAGGCGTCGGGGATATTGGCTTGCAAACAAGCGAGTATGATCAACCAACGGTCATTATGTACATGAAGCCGCTTTTGGCTCCTTCCTTTTCAAAAGGAAAAATCGGTATAGTTTTAAAAACGAGACGAAACACGCCAGAGGGAAAAGAACGGCTAAAGTCCCATCATTATTTGAACAATATTATCGGCAAACGGGAAGTCGGCAGCCGTACCGATGTGGAAGGCATTTTTTTGAATGAACAAGGATATGTTGCCGAGGGAATTGTCTCGAATATTTTTTGGGTAAAAAACGGCACGGTATACACTCCAGCGATTCATGTGGGAATTTTAAACGGAGTGACAAGACAATTTGTGATTGCGCTGTTGAACGCGCTAAAAATCGAATGTCAAGAAGGTTTTTATACACTCGATCATCTGCGACAAGCGGACGAAATATTTGTGACCAATTCTATCCAAGAAATCGTCCCTATTTATCAAATGGATGGTCGTGCTTATCAAGGGGCTAATGGGCCAGTCACTTCATTATTGCAGAAGCATTACAAGCATTTCACATCATTTTTATGGACAAAATATGAGTTGGTAGAAAGGATGGAATGAACGTTGGCTACAACCAATATCACTCCTTTTGTACTTCGCTGTGGAGATTACGAGTTGGATTTGCGGAAAAAGACAATGGTCATGGGCATTGTCAACGTAACGCCGGATTCTTTCTCTGACGGTGGACGGTTTTATGATCTCGATCGCGCGGTCGAGCACGCAAAGCAACTTGTTGCCGATGGAGCGGACATTATTGATATTGGAGGGGAATCGACTCGTCCCGGTGCGGAAAAAGTATCGCTCGAGGAAGAACTGCGGCGGGTAATTCCTGTGGTAAAAGCGGTAGCTCAAGAAGTCGATGTCCCTATTTCCGTAGATACGTATAAAGCCGAAGTCGCCAAACAAGCAATCGAAGCGGGAGCGCACATCATTAACGACGTGTGGGGAGCGAAAGCGGATGAAAAGATGGCGGAAGTCGCCGCTTTTTACGATGTTCCGATTATTTTAATGCATAATCGCCACGATCTTCAGTACCGCGATTTAATTTCTGACATGATTTCCGATTTAATGGAAAGTGTCGCTATCGTAAAACGCGCGGGTGTGAAAGACGAAAACATTATTTTAGATCCGGGGATCGGATTTGCGAAAACATTTGAACATAACCTAGAAATCATGCGCCGTTTAGACGAATTTGCCAAACTAGGATATCCGCTCTTGCTTGGCACGTCACGAAAACGGTTTATCGGCCATGTGCTTGATTTACCGGTCGATGAGCGAGTCGAAGGGACAGGAGCGACCGTATGCTTCGGAATCACAAAGGGAGCTCATATCGTCCGCGTTCACGATGTATTGCCGATTGCGCGGATGGTGAAAATGATGGATGCAATGCTTGGAAAAGGAGTGGCGAACGATCGATAAAATTTATCTTCAACGCATGGAATTTTATGGATATCACGGTGTTCTTCCGGAAGAAAAGGTGCTTGGGCAGCGCTTTATTGTCGACGTTATCCTCGAGACGGATTTACAAAAGGCTGGGAAAAGTGATCGGTTAGATGATACGATTAATTATGTGGAAGTGTACGATATTTGCCGAAATGTCGTCGAGCAACGGCGATTTTCGTTAATCGAAGCAGTAGCGGAAACCATTGCCGAGCAAATTTTATCTTCTTTTCCAACCGTCGCTCGTTGTACGATTAAAGTGACAAAGCCAAATCCGCCTATTCAAGGTCATTATGAATCTGTCGCAGTAGAAATTGTAAGGGGTCGTTAAATGGAAAATTACGCGTATATCGCACTTGGTTCTAATCTCGGCGATCGCTTCTATTATTTACGGGAAGCTGTCAAAATGTTGGATAGCCATGAGCAAATTTCCGTCGCTGCTACTTCGTCTATTTATGAGACTGAACCAGTTGGCTATATCCATCAAGATAAGTTTTTAAATATGGTCATCAAAATTTATACTTCTCTTTCTCCTTTTGCGTTGCTAGATGTTACGCAAAAAATCGAACAGGATTTTGGGAGAAAAAGGGAAATACGTTGGGGACCGCGAACGTTGGACCTTGACATTTTATTATATAATCATGAAAATATTGAAACAGAACAACTTACCATTCCTCATCCGCGTATGACAGAACGTGCGTTTGTGATGATTCCATTATTGGAATTAAATCGCGATATCCATATTCCGAATGTTACTCAACGTTTATTACGCCTCGTAGATCGACTACCTGACAAAGAAGGAGTTCGTGTATGGAAGCAGAAAAATGGGGAAGACGTATTCGCGCTTTTCGAAAGCTAAAAGGATATACGCAAGAAAGGCTGGCAAAAGAACTTGGCATATCTGTGTCGATTTTAGGAGAAATTGAGCGAGGAAATCGTTTGCCGCCAGAGGAATTAGTGCAGCAAATTGCCGAACGGTTGAATATATCTGTCAAAGAGCTTGCGCCGCCGCATTCAGAATCCAAGGAATAAGAAAGGAGGTAGACCGATGTTTAAAATCGGCGATGTAGAAATTAAAAACCGCGTTGTCCTTGCGCCAATGGCCGGTGTGTGCAATTCGGCATTCCGCCTTACTGTGAAAGAGTTCGGAGCAGGGCTTGTTTGTGCGGAAATGGTAAGTGATAAAGGAATTGTGTACAATAACGAAAAAACACTGAACATGTTATATATTGATGAGCGTGAAAAACCGTTAAGCTTGCAAATTTTTGGCGGGGAAAAAGAAACGCTTGTCGAGGCGGCAAAATTTGTCGATAAAAACACGAATGCTGACATCATTGATATCAATATGGGATGCCCTGTGCCAAAAATTACAAAATGCGATGCAGGGGCAAAATGGCTTTTAGATCCAAATAAAATTTACGACGTTGTTGCCGCGATTGTAGACGCAGTTGAAAAACCGGTAACGGTAAAAATGCGTATCGGTTGGGATGAAAACCATATTTATGCAGTGGAAAATGCGCAAGCTGTTGAGCGTGCCGGCGGTAAGGCGGTAGCGGTTCACGGAAGAACGAGAGTGCAAATGTACGAAGGTAAAGCAGACTGGAATATCATTAAACAAGTAAAAGAAGCAGTCAATATCCCTGTCATTGGAAACGGGGATGTAAAGACGCCGCAAGACGCAAAACGGATGCTTGAAGAAACAGGCGTTGACGGTGTGATGATCGGACGCGCCGCTCTCGGAAATCCATGGATGATCTACCGGACAGTTCGTTATTTAGAAACAGGGGAATTAATTCCAGAACCGACAGTAAGGGAAAAAATTGAAGTATGCCTTTTGCATTTAGACCGCCTCATTGCGCTAAAAGGCGAGCATATCGCGGTAAAAGAAATGCGCAAGCATGCAGCGTGGTATTTAAAAGGAGTGCGCGGTAACGCAAAAATTCGCAATGCGATTAATGAATGTGACACTCGCGAACAGCTTGCCACCCTGTTGCTCAATTTTGCTGAAGAAGTAGAAAGCAAAGAACAAATGAATGCACAGGCTGTGTAAACGGGTCAATGACATGATAGCAGTTATTCGCTGCCAGCCTTCGCTGGCAGTATTTTTCATAAAAACTTTTTAAATGGAGTGAAGCTTATATGAGTCATGAAGAACTAAACGACCAATTGCGAGTCCGTAGGGAAAAATTACATAAATTAAGAGAAATGGGAATTGATCCGTTTGGCAAACGGTTTGAACGCACACATAAAGCACAAGAGCTGTTTGATTTATACGGTGATTTATCAAAAGAAGAACTGGAAGAGAAACAAATAAAAGTTGCCGTTGCCGGGCGCATTATGACAAAACGAGGCAAAGGGAAAGCGGGGTTCGCCCATATTCAAGATGTCACTGGCCAAATTCAAATTTACGTTCGCGAAGATGCGGTTGGTCCAGAGCAATACGAGCTTTTCAAAACTTCTGACTTGGGCGACATTATCGGTGTTTACGGAACGGTATTTAAAACAAAAGTAGGGGAGCTGTCCATTAAAGTATCCTCCTATGAATTTTTAACGAAAGCATTGCGCCCGCTTCCGGAGAAATACCATGGGCTAAAAGATATCGAGCAACGTTATCGACAGCGGTATTTAGATTTAATTATGAATCCGGACAGCAAGAATACGTTTATTACTCGTAGCCGGATTATTCAATCGATGCGCCGCTACTTGGATAGCCATGGCTATTTAGAAGTAGAAACGCCGATGATGCACACCATTGCCGGAGGTGCGGCAGCTCGTCCGTTTATCACTCATCATAACGCGTTAGATATGCCATTATATATGCGGATTGCGATCGAGCTTCATTTGAAACGTTTAATTGTCGGCGGATTAGAAAAAGTTTATGAAATAGGTCGTGTGTTCCGTAATGAAGGAATTTCTACACGCCATAACCCGGAATTTACGATGCTTGAACTATATGAAGCATACGCGGATTTCCGCGATATTATGACATTGACGGAAAACTTAATTGCTCACGTCGCCCAAGAAGTATTAGGAACGACAAAAATCCAGTATGGAGAGCATACGGTTGATTTAACTCCTGAATGGAAACGACTTCACATGGTAGACGCGATTAAAGAATACGTAGGCGTCGATTTTTGGAAACAAATGAGTGATGAAGAGGCTAGAGAATTGGCAAAAGAGCATGGTGTGGAAATAGCCCCGCATATGACGTTTGGCCATATTGTTAATGAATTTTTTGAGCAAAAAGTAGAGGATAAGCTCATTCAGCCAACGTTTATTTATGGACATCCGGTAGAAATCTCGCCGTTAGCGAAGAAAAATCCAGACGATCCGCGCTTTACAGATCGCTTTGAATTGTTTATCGTTGGTCGTGAGCATGCAAATGCATTTACTGAATTAAATGATCCGATTGACCAACGTGAGCGTTTTGAAGCACAGCTGAAAGAGAGAGAGCAAGGCAATGACGAAGCACACGAGATGGACGAGGACTTCATCGAAGCGCTTGAATATGGAATGCCACCAACAGGCGGTTTAGGCATTGGTGTTGATCGACTTGTTATGCTATTGACAAATTCACCGTCTATTCGTGATGTATTGCTATTTCCACAAATGCGTAACAAATAAAATCGAGTCCCCTATGAACAAAAGGATCATAGGGGACATAAAATTTTTTAAAAAAGTAATTGACTTTTATACATATAATTGATATATTAAATTATGTCGTTTTTGAAAAATCTATTGACATTAAAATTTTAAAATGATATATTAATAAGGTCGCTAAAAAAGAATGTTCTTTGAAAACTGAACAAAACGAAGCGTCCACATAGAAAAGCGAAGGCGACTGAATAGCCCTGACAGGCGCTGGAGGGCTCGCGAGGAGGCGGCTGCCGCCACAGCGAGACCGAAGCGTCCCGAGGGGCTAGGAGCCGGAGCTAGACAATAAGAAAAGCGAAGGCGACTGGCACCTTTTGGTGTCGGAGCCGAAGCTGAAGATAAGCCAATCCATTTTCTATGGAGAGTTTGATCCTGGCTCAGGACGAACGCTGGCGGCGTGCCTAATACATGCAAGTCGAGCGGGCCGGGCGGAAGCTTGCTTCCGCTTGGTTAGCGGCGGACGGGTGAGTAACACGTGGGTAACCTGCCCGTAAGACCGGGATAACTCCGGGAAACCGGAGCTAATACCGGATAACACCGAAGACCGCATGGTCTTTGGTTGAAAGGCGGCTTCGGCTGCCACTTGCGGATGGGCCCGCGGCGCATTAGCTAGTTGGTGAGGTAACGGCTCACCAAGGCGACGATGCGTAGCCGGCCTGAGAGGGTGACCGGCCACACTGGGACTGAGACACGGCCCAGACTCCTACGGGAGGCAGCAGTAGGGAATCTTCCGCAATGGACGAAAGTCTGACGGAGCGACGCCGCGTGAGCGAAGAAGGTCTTCGGATCGTAAAGCTCTGTTGTTAGGGAAGAAGAAGTGCCGTTCGAACAGGGCGGCACGGTGACGGTACCTAACGAGAAAGCCCCGGCTAACTACGTGCCAGCAGCCGCGGTAATACGTAGGGGGCGAGCGTTGTCCGGAATTATTGGGCGTAAAGCGCGCGCAGGCGGTCCCTTAAGTCTGATGTGAAAGCCCACGGCTTAACCGTGGAGGGTCATTGGAAACTGGGGGACTTGAGTGCAGAAGAGGAGAGCGGAATTCCACGTGTAGCGGTGAAATGCGTAGAGATGTGGAGGAACACCAGTGGCGAAGGCGGCTCTCTGGTCTGTAACTGACGCTGAGGCGCGAAAGCGTGGGGAGCAAACAGGATTAGATACCCTGGTAGTCCACGCCGTAAACGATGAGTGCTAAGTGTTAGAGGGGTTACCCCTTTAGTGCTGTAGCTAACGCGTTAAGCACTCCGCCTGGGGAGTACGGCCGCAAGGCTGAAACTCAAAGGAATTGACGGGGGCCCGCACAAGCGGTGGAGCATGTGGTTTAATTCGAAGCAACGCGAAGAACCTTACCAGGTCTTGACATCCCCTGACAACCCTGGAGACAGGGCGTTCCTCCCTTCGGGAGGACAGGGTGACAGGTGGTGCATGGTTGTCGTCAGCTCGTGTCGTGAGATGTTGGGTTAAGTCCCGCAACGAGCGCAACCCTCGCCCCTAGTTGCCAGCATTCAGTTGGGCACTCTAGGGGGACTGCCGGTGACAAACCGGAGGAAGGTGGGGATGACGTCAAATCATCATGCCCCTTATGACCTGGGCTACACACGTGCTACAATGGGCGGTACAAAGGGCTGCGAACCCGCGAGGGGGAGCGAATCCCAAAAAGCCGCTCTCAGTTCGGATTGCAGGCTGCAACTCGCCTGCATGAAGCCGGAATCGCTAGTAATCGCGGATCAGCATGCCGCGGTGAATACGTTCCCGGGCCTTGTACACACCGCCCGTCACACCACGAGAGCTTGCAACACCCGAAGTCGGTGAGGTAACCCGCAAGGGAGCCAGCCGCCGAAGGTGGGGCAAGTGATTGGGGTGAAGTCGTAACAAGGTAGCCGTACCGGAAGGTGCGGCTGGATCACCTCCTTTCTAAGGACATCATCTTGAAAATAAAGTGGACGCGGAGTTTTGTTCAGTTTTGAAGGAACATTGGTTGTTCCTTCAAATGCTTTGCGCCTGCGTCTATGAACGGATGCAGGAGAAATCAATTGGTTCCTTGAAAACTAGATAACCGAAAGGAAGAAGCCGGGAAGCGAAGGCGGCGAAGATAAAGCCGAGTTTCGCATGGTTAAGTTAGAAAGGGCGCACGGTGGATGCCTTGGCACTAGGAGCCGATGAAGGACGGGGCAAACGCCGAAACGCTTCGGGGAGCTGTAAGCAAGCGTTGATCCGGAGATGTCCGAATGGGGGAACCCACTGCCCGTAATGGGGCAGTATCCATACCTGAATCCATAGGGTATGGAGGGCACACCCGGGGAACTGAAACATCTCAGTACCCGGAGGAGAAGAAAGCAACCGCGATTCCCTGAGTAGCGGCGAGCGAAACGGGAACAGCCCAAACCAAGAGGCTTGCCTCTTGGGGTTGTAGGACCACTCAGATGGGAGTGACAAAGGAACGGGGTAGACGAAGCGGTCTGGAAAGGCCCGCCAGAGAAGGTGACAGCCCTGTAGTCGAAACTTCGTTCCCTCCCGAGTGGCTCCTGAGTACGACGGGACACGGGGAATCCCGTCGGAAGCAGGGAGGACCATCTCCCAAGGCTAAATACTCCCTAGTGACCGATAGTGAACCAGTACCGTGAGGGAAAGGTGAAAAGCACCCCGGAAGGGGAGTGAAAGAGAACCTGAAACCGTGTGCCTACAAGTAGTCAGAGCCCGTTGATGGGTGATGGCGTGCCTTTTGTAGAATGAACCGGCGAGTTACGATGACGTGCGAGGTTAAGTCGAAAAGACGGAGCCGCAGCGAAAGCGAGTCTGAATAGGGCGCGTAGTACGTCGTCGTAGACCCGAAACCAGGTGATCTACCCATGCCCAGGGTGAAGGTAGGGTAACACCTACTGGAGGCCCGAACCCACGCACGTTGAAAAGTGCGGGGATGAGGTGTGGGTAGGGGTGAAATGCCAATCGAACCTGGAGATAGCTGGTTCTCCCCGAAATAGCTTTAGGGCTAGCCTCAAGGGAAGAGTCTTGGAGGTAGAGCACTGATTGAGCTAGGGGCCCTCATCGGGTTACCGAACTCAGTCAAACTCCAAATGCCAACGACTTATCCTTGGGAGTCAGACTACGAGTGATAAGATCCGTAGTCGAGAGGGAAACAGCCCAGACCACCAGCTAAGGTCCCTAAGTGTACGTTAAGTGGAAAAGGATGTGGAGTTGCCCAGACAACCAGGATGTTGGCTTAGAAGCAGCCAT contains:
- the lysS gene encoding lysine--tRNA ligase; the encoded protein is MSHEELNDQLRVRREKLHKLREMGIDPFGKRFERTHKAQELFDLYGDLSKEELEEKQIKVAVAGRIMTKRGKGKAGFAHIQDVTGQIQIYVREDAVGPEQYELFKTSDLGDIIGVYGTVFKTKVGELSIKVSSYEFLTKALRPLPEKYHGLKDIEQRYRQRYLDLIMNPDSKNTFITRSRIIQSMRRYLDSHGYLEVETPMMHTIAGGAAARPFITHHNALDMPLYMRIAIELHLKRLIVGGLEKVYEIGRVFRNEGISTRHNPEFTMLELYEAYADFRDIMTLTENLIAHVAQEVLGTTKIQYGEHTVDLTPEWKRLHMVDAIKEYVGVDFWKQMSDEEARELAKEHGVEIAPHMTFGHIVNEFFEQKVEDKLIQPTFIYGHPVEISPLAKKNPDDPRFTDRFELFIVGREHANAFTELNDPIDQRERFEAQLKEREQGNDEAHEMDEDFIEALEYGMPPTGGLGIGVDRLVMLLTNSPSIRDVLLFPQMRNK